One Dromiciops gliroides isolate mDroGli1 chromosome 3, mDroGli1.pri, whole genome shotgun sequence DNA segment encodes these proteins:
- the LOC122751653 gene encoding ornithine decarboxylase-like, which produces MNSFSNDEFDFNFLDEGFTAKDILDQKINEVSSDDDKDAFYVADIGDVLKKHLRWYKALPRVTPFYAVKCNDSRAIVKTLATIGAGFDCASKTEIQLVQSLGVPPERIIYANPCKQVSQIKYAANNGVQMMTFDSEVELMKVARAHPKAKLVLRIATDDSKAVCRLSVKFGATLKTSRLLLERAKELNIDVIGVSFHVGSGCTDPETFVQAVSDARCVFDMGVEFGFNMYLLDISGGFPGSEDVKLKFEEITSVINPALDKYFPSDSGLKIIAEPGRYYVASAFTLAVNIIAKKLVLKEQTGSDDEDEANDQTFMYYVNDGVYGSFNCILFDHAHVKPILQKRPKPDEKYYSSSIWGPTCDGLDRIVDRCDLPEMHVGDWMLFENMGAYTVAAASTFNGFQRPTIYYVMSGPAWQCMQQLKNQGFPAEVEDQDINTLPLSCAWESGMEHHSTTCTSASINV; this is translated from the coding sequence ATGAACAGCTTTAGCAATGATGAATTTGACTTCAACTTCCTTGATGAAGGCTTTACTGCTAAGGATATTCTGGACCAGAAAATTAATGAAGTTTCTTCTGATGATGATAAAGATGCCTTCTATGTTGCCGACATTGGTGACGTCTTAAAGAAGCATCTGAGATGGTACAAAGCTCTTCCTCGAGTAACTCCTTTTTATGCTGTTAAATGTAATGACAGCAGAGCTATAGTGAAGACACTTGCTACTATAGGAGCAGGATTTGATTGTGCTAGCAAGACTGAAATACAGTTAGTACAGAGTCTTGGGGTACCTCCAGAGAGGATAATCTATGCAAATCCATGCAAACAAGTGTCACAAATTAAGTATGCTGCCAACAATGGAGTACAAATGATGACTTTTGATAGTGAAGTAGAGCTAATGAAAGTTGCCAGAGCTCATCCAAAGGCAAAGCTGGTTTTAAGGATCGCCACTGATGATTCCAAAGCTGTCTGTCGTCTAAGTGTTAAATTTGGTGCCACTCTCAAAACTAGTAGGCTACTCCTTGAACGGGCAAAGGAACTGAATATTGATGTTATTGGAGTCAGTTTCCATGTGGGAAGTGGTTGTACTGATCCAGAAACATTCGTCCAAGCAGTTTCTGATGCCCGCTGTGTCTTTGACATGGGGGTGGAGTTTGGTTTCAACATGTATCTTCTTGATATCAGTGGTGGCTTTCCTGGTTCTGAAGATGTAAAGCTTAAGTTTGAAGAGATCACAAGTGTAATCAATCCAGCATTGGACAAGTATTTTCCTTCTGACTCTGGACTGAAAATCATAGCTGAACCAGGCAGATACTACGTTGCCTCAGCTTTCACTCTTGCAGTTAACATCATTGCCAAAAAACTTGTGTTAAAGGAACAGACAGGTTctgatgatgaagatgaggcAAATGACCAAACCTTTATGTACTATGTAAATGATGGAGTGTATGGCTCATTTAATTGCATCCTGTTTGATCATGCACATGTTAAACCTATTCTACAAAAGAGACCCAAACCAGATGAGAAGTATTACTCTTCTAGCATATGGGGACCAACCTGTGATGGCCTTGATCGAATTGTCGACCGCTGTGATTTACCAGAAATGCATGTGGGAGATTGGATGCTGTTTGAAAACATGGGTGCTtatactgttgctgctgcttctacTTTCAATGGATTCCAGAGACCCACTATCTATTATGTGATGTCTGGGCCAGCATGGCAATGCATGCAACAACTCAAGAACCAAGGTTTTCCAGCAGAAGTAGAGGATCAGGATATCAACACTTTGCCATTGTCTTGTGCTTGGGAAAGTGGAATGGAACATCACTCAACAACTTGTACTTCAGCTAGTATTAATGTATAG